From the Rhinopithecus roxellana isolate Shanxi Qingling chromosome 5, ASM756505v1, whole genome shotgun sequence genome, the window TGACCCTCAAACCCATGCCTCCTTCCTTTCCCACTGCCACCCTCCTCGGGATGGCCTTTCATTATCCTCCATATGTATCACTCTTACTGGTCCTTAAACTCAGCTCCTCAGGACTTACCTCTGCAGCTCCAATCCATACACACCTCTCCCAGCCTCCTCTTCCCAAAGGACCATCCTAATCATGACTTCCACATTCAGAGACCTGCAGTGACTCTCCCTGCCTACAGAGTTGGGCACAAACTCTTTTTCCTGGCATTTAAGGTCCTTCACAGTGGGAGTCCAAACCTTCTTTTCTGTGCTCATCTCTTACCCCTCCACTTCATGTCCCTGAGGTTTCAACCCAACTGTACAGCCATCTGGTCCCTTAATGGGCCCAGTGTGTTttcctgcattttaaaatttgagctgCCTCTGTTCATGGTCCTCAGAATTTAGAACTTGCTTACTCCACTACAGGCATGTAATTTCTCTGGACCTTTCACCACAGCTGCTGCACATGGCCCTGCCCATTGTGTCCCTACATCTTGACTGCTgtcccctctttctcttcctcccatcCTTATTGGAAAGGGAGCCTCAGATGCAAAACTGGATAAAATCACCATTAAGTATCAAgcagagccgggcgcggtggctcacacctataatcccagcactttggaaggctgaggcagatggatcacctgaagtcagcagttcaagatcagccttgttaacacggtgaaactccatctctactaaaaatacaaaaaattagccaagcgtggtggcaggtgcctgtaatcccagctactcaggagactgaggcagaagaatcacttgaacccgggaggtggaggttgcagtgagtggagatcgcaccattgcactccagcctgggcgataagagcaagacttcatctcaaaaaaaaaaaaaaaaaaaaaaagtatcaagcAGACATAGAATCCCAACTCTGCTGCTTACTGGgtaacctcaggcaagttacttacaCTGCGTTTCTTCTACTGTTAAACAGGTAGTAATACcttatatagtttttttgttttgttttgtttgtttgtttttttgagatagagtctcgctctgttgctcaggttggagtgcaatggcacgatgttggctcattgcaacctccacctcctgggttcaagcaattctcctgcctcagcctcccgagtagctgggattacaggcacacaccaccacgcccagctaatttttttgtattttcagtagggacaggggtttcgccaggttgggtgggctggtcttgaattcttgacctcaggtgatcctcctgcctcagcctcccaaagtgctgggattataggcgtgagccaccgcacctgggcttatctttttgtttgtttgtttgtttgtttgtttagagacaagtttttttaaagagacaagttttttaaagagacaagttctatcacccaggctggaatgcagtgattacaggtcacttcagccttgaactcctaggctcaagtaatcctcccgcttCCCGactagttaggactacaggtgcactgattttttttatttttttttattttttttttgagacagggtcttgctctgttgcccatgctgcagtgcagtggtacaatcacagctcactgcagccttaatctcctggctcaagcgatcctcccagctcagcctcccaagtagctaggactatccgaatgacaccacgcccagctgattttttgtaagacagagtttcgccatgttgcccaggttggtttcaaactcctgaacttgaatgatcctcctgcctcagcctaccaaagtgctgggattacaggtgtgagccaccatgcctagccgatttttatattttttgtagaaactggctctcactatgtttcccaggctggacctTATATAGTCTTTAAGGAATTAACATACAAAGTGTATAAAGTCCTAAGGATAGTGCCATTATTCATCTTATTATAACTACCCATGCTGGGCTGGTCCCCTTGGCTCCTCCCCAGCTGCAAGGACTCAGGAAGCATTGCAACCCTCTTTCCATCAAGTTCTGGGAGGCTGTGTGGGGTGGAATGGAGGCTGGCCCTCAGGTGCTCAGGTAGCTGTATTGTGTGTCTAGGGGTGGTGAGGGGAGCTGCTGCCTCTGCTCCCTTTGTTCAAACTCATGGCTCAGGCAGCAGCAGGCGTGGGCGTCCCCAGGGGAGGCAGTGACAGTTTCAGTACTCACACGGGCTTTGCAGGTGACAGCTGGGGCTGTGGAGCCCTGCCAGAGGAGGCACAGAGAGACCCCATCACGCATGGGATATGGGCCCCACTTTGAACCAGCGCAAGTCAAAGCTGAGTACCTCTGGGAGCTAAATGTAGCCTCTAGCCTGTTCCCTGAAGGATAGAGTGGGGTAAGGAGATGAGGCTCAGAGTCTAGAGATTTGGTCCCACTGTGTCACTAATTTACAAATGACTTCTAGGAGGTCCTTGTTCCTCTCCAGGCCTGTTTCTCATCGGCAAAAGAAGTGGGCCCGATTATCTGTAAGGGCCTGTGGCCCTTTGACACGGACTATCCCAGGTCAAGTCAGTTCCAAAGCCTCCTTAGAGAGTTAGGTTCCTTGCTCCTCTGGGCCTGAGTTTTCTGGTGGGTAACAGCAGTTTCCATCAACACCCATTTCCTCCCACACAGACTCCAAGAACAGAGTCAAACGTGAACAGATgcagtataaaaattatttattgaaaagggaaAGGGTGGCCTCTTGCTGGTGCCCCCTGGGCCCTAGCCCAAAGGGGTTGCCACTGCTCAGCATCTGAATGCAGCAAGTCTGTCCACCCCTTACCTTTAATAATCTTAAAGGGGAAGTGCCATGGTGGACTAGTAAGTCAAGTGAATCAAAGGCTTCCAGGCCCTTGCCTTTAAGAACTCCTTAAAGGCAAAGTGGACACACGCGGCAGCAGATGAGAGCCAAAACGTTTTCAGGAAGGTCCCTGGAGGAAGGGTCTCCATGATCTTTACCTTTAAGGCTCTCTTAAAGGTGAGACAAGTTCACGCAGCGTACAAAGGAGGCAAACTCCTTCAAGGAATCTACAAAGCACTTTTCCAGATCTCGCTTTTAGAATCTCTTTACAGATGAGGTGGCCAAGCGCgaattaataaaaaacaaactaccttgcagaattatttttcttcccgACCCAGCAGAACCCGCCCCGCTCACCGGCAGCCTTCAGGTCTGCGTCCTTGCCTTCTAGGCGCCCTGAGGCCCGAAGGTCCGGAGAACGCGTCGGGGAGGGTGTGGAGGTACCGCCCAGCGGCCCCGGGCCGCCCTCCGCGGTCACACCGGGGCATCCTGGGAGTTTTTGGTTTCCTAGACGGCCTCCACCAGGGAAGCCGgacgggggcggggcggggcgaggGGGGCGAGCGGAGGGCGCGGTGACCATGGCGACCGCAGTGGCCATGGCGACCGCGGCTCAGAGCACCGAGAGGTCGTGACACGACCTGGAGCGCTGCTTGAAGAACTTGGCGTTGCGCGGCACCAGGTTGGCGAGGAACCGCTTGGCCTTCTTGGTGAGGCTCTCGCGGCGTGCGGGCGCCGCAGGGCCCTCGGGGCTGCCCGGCTCGGGCCTCTGGCCCCCGGCGCGGCTTCGGCCCTGCCGCAGGCGGATCTGGCGCACCGCGCCCTCGAAGAGCTCCCGCGTGTTGTGGTGCAGTGCGGCCGACGTCTCGATGTGCTTGCAGCTCAGCGTCCCGGCCAGGTGGCGGCCCTCTGCAGGAAGGGACCGGCTCAGGCGCCCGCTAGGCCGTATGGGACCTGGGGCGAGGGTGGGTCTAGGGAGGGCCTGGGCGTGCGGTGGCAAGGGATTGGTACTAGTGACTCTTGCAACTGAGAGAACTTGGCTGAGCTCATATGGTGGGGCGGTGGAGGTgcgaaggagagggagaaggaggcctAGTAGAGAGGTGAGGGGAAGTGACAAGAAGGGATTCTCAGGGTCCCCGAGTGGGGCATCGGGAGTGTGCCCTTAGCCTGGGTCTGATTGCAAGTGAGAGCGTCTGCAATGGTAAAAAGGCCTTAGGGAGAAGAGGTGACCTGGAAGGGAGAGCGTTCCCCTGAGATCGCAAGTATGGAATCTGTTCAGGATACACACCCTCCAGTGATACCTCCCGGGAGCGGGCCAAGTCGCTCTTGTTTCCAACAAGGATAACGGGTAGGTCGTGGTGCGGCCTCCCAGCCCGGAGCCGAAGTAGGGTCTCTGGAACTTTGGAGAAGCTCCGTCGGTCAGTGACTGAGAAGACGATGAGAAAGGCGTCCCCGGTCTGAAGGCAGTGGTCCCGCAGCCACCCTCCTGCATCCCCCTGCAGACAGGCAGAGGAACGTTAGGGCTGGAGGCATAGGAGATCCTGTCCAGCACCTACACCTCAAAGAGGAGGAACAGGGCTATCAGGGAGAAAGAAGCCACCTGCTTAGGATAGTAGAGCTAGTTAATGGCAGAATCTCCATACCCAGAGTGTTTGTGGAGGAGGAAGAAGTTAGTACTATGAGGATCCTAGACTAGGGTAGCCATCCTAATTTCTTAAGCTTAAGCTCTTGAttcaaaaatgaatattattcaCACGTCTGTAATTTGGCCTCTTATTTCTACATAGTAACCTTTATGTCCAAATATTCAGAAGTCCTcacttttttccccttccctgaTATTCCAGATCCCTGAGCTTTTGTCCTGTCACATCAGATTCCTTCAGACTGAAACATTTATGGATGGAGTCAATTTCAGGGTGTCCAGCCTAGCTTGGAGCTGCAGGGTTTGTCAAATTCCCATTCTAAGTTTCCTCTGAGTCAGAAGATCCTGGAAAGACTGTGGCTCTTAACGGCTATGGACTGTGGTGTGGGCCTTTGCTTTCTGAAGTGATATGAATGAAAGGTCAGGTTCCAGTACATGTTGAAACCAGGACCAGCAGTCCCACCAGTCTTCAGCCAGACTTTGCCCTTCCCCAGTTCTCCCAGCTTCATTACCTGCCTGCAGCCACATCTTAGTTCTCACCTGTTCCCATATATCATAAACGACTAGAGTCACTTCctccttatccaccatgatgcGTCTTTCATAGGTATCCTCTGTTGGGAAATAGGGAGAAGGAATAAAGCCCATTAGGAGATTTCCCAACATTTGTGAGACCTGGTAACCAGGGGCACCTCAGATATCAGCACCAGGGAGCCCCACCCCTCTTCAGGGAGGCTGCCACAGAAAGCATTGGAAAAGCTTCTGTTAAGCTTTGTCCTTCAGGGGCTGCTCAGGTCATGAGCACTTCGTTCCCTGACCAGGGCCCCAGAGCCCCCTCAACCCCTGGAGGGCTTCCTCAAATACCTGGGTTCTCTGGTTCATGAGCACTGTCTCCCTGGAGACCACCAAAAGTGCCTGCTAGGGTGCTCTTGCCCACGCCGCTCTCCCCCACTAGCATGACCTTGAAGATGCCATCCTTTTGAGCAGGGGCTGCCTCCCCTGAGCCCAAGGAGTCAGAGGAGCCAGACGATGAGGCCTGAGGTGGCCAGTCAAGTTCATCTACAGCCTGGGCCCGCCGGAGCTGATGCTTGTAGGGGACAGGCATACTGCCTCTTCGTCTGGGGGCCCCAGGGACAGAGGGTAGCCCGCTCCGGTCCAACTCTGCCAACAGTTTCTCTGACTTCTTTAGTAGTGTGGTATctgcttctaaaataaaatgggagGGCAAAGAAAAGGACGCTATGAATGGGATATGCCCAACCATATGCAGAAGGGTCAATCCAGGCTGTTCCAGTACCAGAGGCCCAGCTACACCCACTTGATGACCATTACCCAGAAGGAACTGAGAATGTCTGGCCTGACCTCTTACACTAAAATCTCTAGAAGCCTGAACTGGAGTTGACATGATAGCTTCTCCAATGTGGTCCCAACCCCAACTTATTCAAAGCGTGCCCCATGCAGGGAAGGGACCTGAATGCACGCTCACACACCCGCTCACACTTTACACTGATATACAGGCACATCCCCAGACTAGGCCTCTGGCCCTGTGGGGTGGAGTGGGAGGGGGGTTTGGGGAAACTGCCTCTTTTTGCATCAAGAggcccttcctcctcctgtttCCGGCACTGGTAATCCCCAAACTGAGGAGCAGAGAGGATGAGAAGCTGAAGCTGCTGCCTAGTGTCTGGGGAGTAGGTAGAGCAGAGTAAAAAACTTTGTAGTGAGCTTCTTCCTAGGAAAGGGACTTTGCTTTTTGAGATGATGTGCCTGGTGGGGCTCTGTGggctctctctgtgtgtgtgtgtgagagagagaggggctgCCGCTGCTTCCCGTGGCCCTGTAGGTGAGCATCCCTCATTGCGTGGTTGGGTGTGAGATTCCTGCATCCCTGTCTGTCCCTGTGAGTGGGAGAGAATATTGTGTTCATAGAGCAGTAGAAgtagagagtgtgtgtgtgtgagtgtgtgtgtatgtgagaacGAAAGGGAGAGTGACAATGCGCGGGTCAGGGTAACTGGAGGAGGAACAACAGACACAACAAAGGGGGCTGTAGGGAGGCTGGAAATAGCCCAGGATCAATACTTGGCCAGAAGCCAGGACCTCCAAGAGCCAGAAGAACCCTTACAACAGTTCCCCAGGGTAGCCCCTGCCTGTGATTCCCAGGCTTGTGGGCTGcccctttcctctccccttccttcttgccCATCCCAGCCTCAGGAATGAGGCTGAGCTAGGGGCCATGTACCAGTTTCTCAAGCAAAGCCCTGGGAGTGATGGGGGAGGGGGCATTTAGGCGGCTCTTCCCCTCCACCCTAGCCCAACCTCAATCCCTTGTGTGAGCAGGGGTTTTCTCCACTTTCTCAATTGCTCTTCCCCTCTTGCTGACTGGGCTCAAGCTCCCTCAACCCCTAGTTCTGACCTCCCCACCAAAGCTTCAGCTCCCACCCCCATGGTTTCAGCTGGAACCTGCCCAGGTTAGCCCTCACCTGGCGTGGGCGTCCCTGGAGGGGAGGCCCGGCGGCTGCCAGAGGGGCAGAGTGCTGTGGTTTCTGTGTCCATGTCCATGTCTGTGTCCGGGTCCGTGTGCATCGGTGTGCGTAAGCGTGTGCAGCCCAGCAGCTCGCAGCACCCGCTCCCTCACTCAGCAGCACTGTCAGCTTTTCCCTTTAAATACCAcctccccccccacacacatgccCTCCCCCCCTAGACACCTGGGGAAATTGTCCCGCCCCCTGATGAGGTCACACATGCTAATGAGCAGTGATGTCAGCGGGATTCCCTCCTTTCTGCCCCCCCTCCCTTTTCTTTGTGTCGCTTCCCTCTGGGAGCACACACACTGCAGAGCTTGGTTGAGTTACAACAGAACAGTCAAGGGGCAGAACAGACAAGGGTTGCAGGAGGTGTCAGTGGGTAAGGGAGCTGAGGGTGACAGAAGGCAGGGACCTGGGGAGGTGAAGGTCTTTCTCCAGCAGCCAGGACTATGCATCATTTGTCTCTGTATTTCTAGACACTGTCTAGCCTAGAGAGCGTGCTCAGTGGTTGCACAGGGGCAAGAGGCAGAAAGACTAAAAGCTGGTCCGAAAGACAAAGAGATACAGGCCAAAAGAGGTATGGGGACTGAGGGTCAGCCACCTGCCACCTTTTCCTTCTCCACCCTGCCTCTTCTGGGCTAAGAGCCACAAAAGTAACCATTTCCCAGCCCCTAGTCAGATGCGGGCTCTGAGGAAGGAAATTCAGCTGCTTCATTTGGGCAGCTTCATTTTGCCACTAAGTTCAGGTAGAGGCAAACCATTGTGGAGACTCCTCCACCTTCTCTCCCTGCTAGGCCCACCAAGCCAACGATAATCAGAgcaggaaaaaagggagagacaAAGCTAGCTATCTCAAACATGAAGTTCCCAATCTTaagtgggtgggggaggggggagtgccCACTACCCCCCAACTCTCCTATCCACTGTTAATGTTTTTTAGTGTAGCTGCCAGGCCTTCTGGGCTATGCAAGGCAGATACACAATGGGTGATGTGTGCCTGTTTATAGGAAGCCCAGATAGCACATCTCTTTTACTGTTCTTTTTCTGCTCAGTTCCCTTTCCCTTCAGGTTCCTTCTCCTGCCCCTTTCCTTCTCATCCTCTTTCCTGACACCCTTAAGCTCCCAGACACAcattttgatttcctttccttgccCTGTTTTTGCCAGATGCTGTGCTAAGTACTTTCTTGCATTATCTCCTTTCATCTTCTTCACCCCAAGGCCCACAGTGGTAGGTGGGTGCCCTGTCCCTAAAGCGATCTTGCAGCTGGAAAAAGGGAACACCAAGAATCCCACCCACATCTTTCCAGTGCCAAGGATTTTTCATTTCTACACTGTGCTGCTTTCCTTCTCTTAAATATTCCAACTGTCTCCCATTATTGGGAAAAGTCTATATTGCAATCGTCAGTGGACTTTTCGGGGAAGAGGCAAATAATAATCTTGGGAACCATGTGCAGTGACACTTCACTTATTTGGAGGTCAGCTATAGGGCAACAGTGCAGGGTTTGAGGGAGCAGAAAGGACCCCTCAGCAGCTAGAATACTCATGTGCTTTACTCACTGGGTAGACTCTCCAGTCCTCAGTCATGGCCTACTTACTTTTCACTTACTTTTATTCACAATttttatgtgtccatgtgtgctccTGTACTAGTAGATTAGAAACACATTTAGAGTAGCAAGTGACCCCTTGTAGTCAGGGAggcaacaccacacacacacacacacacacacacacacacacacacacacacacacatttaaagcatTCATATGCATTTTATAAATGGTCTAAGGTCGTTTAGCATAAAAGCAAATAGCTCCCCGTGCCCCTACTGTTACAACTTCAGAAGACACTGCTGGAGAAAAGCCATTGGTTTCTGTGAATGATCCTCAGTTATgcagaaaatttttattatattgcaGATACGCTGAAGACAAGTGTAACATTTTAGAATGACTTCCTTccaaaatgagtatttttttcagagacagggtctcgccctgttgcccaggctggactgcagtggtgtgatcatggctcactctaACCTTAACCTCCCGGGCTGTGCACTTGCCCGTGTCCAGGCTCCCTCAGGAATGGGAGGTCCCGCGGAATAGCGGGACAAGGGTGAGATTTGGAACAGAGCCATGCCGGGTCCAAGTCCACCACTTGGTAGAGACTGGGCCAATCTTCTGATTTCCTTGAAACTCCTCCTGAGCCTGCAAAATGGGGTTTATGATGCCCATGGCCCAGCTCTGTTGTGTGGGTTCACTTCAGGTGATGAAAACTCTGGCATCAGCAggcactcacttttttttttgagacggggtctggctctgttgccaggttggagtgcagtggtgtgatatcgggttcaagtgattctcctgcctcagcctcctgagtagatgggaatacaggcgcgcaccacaatgcccagcttatttttgtatttttagtagagacagtgtcacaatgttggccaggatggtcttgatcttttgacctcatgatccacctgcctcggcctctcaaagtgttgggattacaggcataagccaccgcgccacATCCGGGCACTCACTCTCTAACCAAGGTGCTTCTGTAGCCTTGGGCTGTGTGGCTGGGGGGTCCTTCTCCCCTCTCAGAGAGGCCTGGAGCTTGGTTCAggcccaggattttttttttttttttaatctatttattttgagaccaggttatgagactggctagtttttagtatttttggtagagacagggttttgtcatgttgttcaggctgttcttgaactcctggcctcaagcgatacacctgccttggcccctccaaagtgctggggttacaggcctgagctactatgcctggcagaattttgtttctttttttttttttttttttttttttttttttttttttgagacggagtcttgctgggtcgcccaggctggagtgcagtggcgcgatctcggctcactgcaagctccggacctcccgggttcacgccattctcccgcctcagcctccgagtagctgggactacaggcgcccgccacctcgcccggctagttttttgtatttttagtggagacggggtttcaccttgttaaccaggatggtctcgatctcctgacctcgtgatccacccgcctcggcctcccaaagtgctgggattacaggcttgagccaccgcgcccggcagaattTTGTTTCTTAAGGACTGAGTTCtggtatctttgtttttttttggagatgcagtctctctgtcacccaggctggagtgcagtggtgcaactgcaacctccgcctcccgggttcaagcaattctcctgcctcagcctcccaagtagctaggactacagatgcatgtcgccacacccagctaattttttgtattttagtagaaacggggtttcaccgtgttgcccaggctagtctcgaactcctgagctcaggaaatctgcccaccttggcctcccgaagtgctaggattacaagcatgagccactgcacccggccctggtATCTTCTTTTATCTTAGATTCTAGACTGTGATTCACAGCCTGAGCCTTATCTCATGCTGAAAACACCTCACACCTTCCCACCAAGAACCTCGATGTGGATCCCACACCCCTAAGACCAAGCATCTTGGATATTGGTATCTATCTTGATGGAATTTTAAgttgcttcatttcttttcttgggCCCTGGTGGAAATAAACCTGAGTGACTACTCCCCAGTGCCATCACTTGGGCAGGACTCTCTGTCTTAGTTTCTCCATGCTGCCTGTACAAGGTCAGTCCCCTATCCCGGCTAGCCTGGGGCTTCACTATGGCTGACAAGAGTATTATTACTGCCTATGCCTCGTACAGCACACAACCAGAACctagagaaacttctttcaggcCCACTGATCTATAATCACAGGCCTCCTTAGTGAACTCTTTCCTAAAGTCCTCCTTCCAGCATTTGGAAGCATTCCACCACGAGGAGCAGTTTTACCTTAAGTCTTTGTCCACTTTCAATTTGCAATACCACTAGGAGAGAAAAGGTCTGGATGAAGGG encodes:
- the REM2 gene encoding GTP-binding protein REM 2 encodes the protein MHTDPDTDMDMDTETTALCPSGSRRASPPGTPTPEADTTLLKKSEKLLAELDRSGLPSVPGAPRRRGSMPVPYKHQLRRAQAVDELDWPPQASSSGSSDSLGSGEAAPAQKDGIFKVMLVGESGVGKSTLAGTFGGLQGDSAHEPENPEDTYERRIMVDKEEVTLVVYDIWEQGDAGGWLRDHCLQTGDAFLIVFSVTDRRSFSKVPETLLRLRAGRPHHDLPVILVGNKSDLARSREVSLEEGRHLAGTLSCKHIETSAALHHNTRELFEGAVRQIRLRQGRSRAGGQRPEPGSPEGPAAPARRESLTKKAKRFLANLVPRNAKFFKQRSRSCHDLSVL